One Bradyrhizobium manausense DNA segment encodes these proteins:
- a CDS encoding peroxiredoxin, whose protein sequence is MTLPIGATAPDFEAETTEGKIKFHDWIGNSWALLFSHPKDFTPVCTTELGALAKLKPEFDKRGVKLMGLSVDPVDRHSKWSEDIKETQGAAPNYPMIGDTDYNVSKLYGMLPAAISGDPLTRTAADNQTVRNVFIIGPDKKIKLVLVYPMTTGRNFHEILRVIDSLQLTAKHRVATPADWKQGEDVIISGSVSNDEAKTIYPQGWKEPKPYIRIVPQPK, encoded by the coding sequence ATGACACTTCCGATCGGCGCCACCGCCCCCGACTTCGAAGCCGAGACCACCGAAGGGAAGATCAAGTTCCACGATTGGATCGGCAATAGCTGGGCGCTGCTGTTCTCGCACCCCAAGGATTTCACACCGGTCTGCACGACCGAGCTCGGCGCTCTCGCCAAGTTGAAGCCGGAATTCGACAAGCGCGGCGTCAAGCTGATGGGCCTCTCGGTCGACCCGGTCGACCGCCATTCGAAATGGTCGGAGGACATCAAGGAGACGCAAGGCGCCGCCCCGAACTACCCGATGATCGGCGACACCGATTACAACGTCTCGAAGCTGTACGGCATGCTGCCGGCCGCGATCTCGGGCGATCCCCTCACCCGCACCGCCGCCGACAACCAGACCGTCCGCAACGTCTTCATCATCGGGCCGGACAAGAAGATCAAGCTGGTGCTGGTCTATCCGATGACCACGGGCCGGAACTTCCACGAGATCCTGCGCGTGATCGACTCGCTCCAGCTCACCGCCAAGCATCGTGTCGCGACCCCGGCCGACTGGAAGCAGGGCGAGGACGTCATCATCTCGGGCTCGGTGTCGAACGACGAGGCCAAGACCATCTACCCGCAGGGCTGGAAAGAGCCGAAGCCCTATATCCGCATCGTGCCGCAGCCCAAATAA
- a CDS encoding DUF2177 family protein gives MNRIAVLYVATLVVLTGLDFLFLGLIAKGFFTAEVGDMLGELKPFPAILFYLLYVAGVLTFVSGTTDATWQSTLLYGALFGLFCYATFDLTALALLKHWSWSVAFLDVGWGAVVTAVSSTAGLLVAERATG, from the coding sequence GTGAACCGCATCGCCGTGCTTTATGTCGCAACCCTCGTTGTCTTGACCGGGCTGGACTTCCTGTTCCTCGGGCTGATCGCCAAAGGCTTCTTCACCGCGGAAGTTGGCGACATGCTGGGCGAGTTGAAGCCCTTTCCGGCAATCCTGTTCTATCTGCTCTATGTCGCCGGCGTTCTGACCTTCGTCAGCGGCACGACGGATGCGACCTGGCAGTCGACGCTGCTCTATGGCGCGCTGTTCGGGCTGTTTTGTTATGCGACGTTCGATCTCACCGCGCTCGCGCTCTTGAAGCACTGGAGCTGGTCCGTCGCATTTCTCGACGTCGGCTGGGGCGCGGTCGTGACCGCGGTCTCGTCGACCGCGGGTCTGTTGGTGGCGGAACGTGCGACCGGATAG